The DNA segment TATAATACGAAAGAAATTAAATTAGCAACAATTTGTTTCTGTTGACGCGACAACGAATCCATACGGCAACAAGATGTCGATTAGTCAGATCAAAGTCCGTAATAACTTAAAGTGTATTTCTTTTATCTTATGACATGAATGGACACGCTGACCAGTAAAAGTTCTTCCGGGGTATTTTACCTCTCCAATGCCATATGGCCGCACAATATTGTACAGAAAAATAACGCATTCACAAAACTGAATTGCCGCAATGCAAACGCGGTTTTGAAGGACAAAATTCACAACTTTTCAGAACGTTTAGATTTAAGGTTAAACCTTTAGCAAGCGTTATACGTTCATTTTTGTGTGGTTTGTACTTAGGTGTGTTTGAGGGTCGAGCATATTTAACGCAAATAAGGTAATTCATTTCAGAAAGTATATTGACTACAGCAATTTAAATCGGTTTAGGTGGCCAAATGCCAATCAACactgtattttatgtttttgataagTTGCGGCTTTTTCAGAAAGAGTTTAGAGATAGAGCAATTTTTTACCAGGAAGGGATTATAAGGTCGTGTTATTCGTGTTTAAATGTATAGGATCAAAATTACTACATTGATTCTGTACAAATTCGAAGGACTTTTGCGTTTggatgtaaatatattttaaacataaaccttaCCAAATAATCATTTGTAAAATTGGGTTATCTCCTAATATCACTTAATCATGAAggaattatatatgttttacccAAGAAAAAGAATCCTTTAAACCGAATATCAGGGAATAAGTTATTGGATACTAGGCTTGTTGCTGTTATTTCCATGcagtaattaaaaataaacaaaaatgaagttttaaaaatttgaaatgcTAGGCCTTCCGACCAAGATGTCGTTGTTTCGAGACACAGCAGGGTCGCATTTCATTAGCAGCTCAATAAGGATTTCTTTCCAAGAAACGATTCCGTAAGTAATTAATATcaacttaaaaatgtttttttttatcttgagcctacatttattaaataatataaactaaGAAACATCAAAGTAAACAAAGTCGTCACCAATGCTATGTCTATCGGTCACTTCCTTTGAATGGTCAGtataaaaactttaaagaaTATGATCAGTGACTTTCGTGCTGGGGTAAGGTATTTCAAGAATATGAACACGTAAAATGTATGTcgattgtttttattacttgaaatgaaacacttatgacttataattattattgttcgAGCAGCTCGGAAAATACTATCGTGTTAACATTTCAATTTACCTCATGATAGATATCAAAATCAtctacattttggtattttattccTCGAATAATCTGTCACGTCTTCTTTTATAATGAAATGGATGAGGCGAAATGTAATCTAcaaatttgtataatttatagtCTTTTTTCTTATATGTTTGTTCTGCTATTGTGCATTGAAAATCAGAGGAAGACTTTCTCAATTGCCCTGGtcagtgtattttttatttttatatttttagactTCCGATTTTTAATGAAGGTTCAGCCGTTTACTATCTTAGTTTTTTCTTTCCTAATGATtcgccacactttatttcgtattCAAAAAATTCGTGAAAGTGCATCTCACAAGCCATGAACTTAGTAACTTTAACAACTTATCTATTTGCCCTTACACAACCGTTTGCTGGACATCATAATATAGTTTCCATTGCCTTGTTACTCGGGCGTAAAAGAGACTTTACAATTGTATCAACATGTATAgttattacacttaaaactagagagacaagcccagtatccAAATATCCAGGTACAAACCATGCTTAAGGGCACAATTCAAGAGCCCAaaatacactgaacgagagacacaaaacgaTCAGACACCACAAACACATAACACATTCAACGGAATAGCTCCATCAATAGGTGAAGCCTTATCAAACATCTGTctgacagaaaataaaaagtgaaacaaaaaaCTGTCTCGGTTTTACGTGCCACTGTTAACACACGCACTTCAATTCAATGTTCTTATTATTCTAACCTGCCTTTTGACTATAATAGAATTTATTGTCTGCCGCTCCAAGTATATTCAATTAAACACTGCTTTCTTTCTTTTGTTCTGCCCTGCAATATCattcaaacactttaaacacatataattaaaaaaaaacatcttacaAATCACAAGGTTATTGTGTGCGAAATCACAAATCTAAGGACTTGCGAGGTTCTATGTGCTTTTTATTTGAGAAAACCGTCtggaaaacaatacatatttctttctaaaataCAAACGcaacaaacagttaaaataaatttattcatttattaatttgtatttttttaatcaaaactatttaaaaaatgtgtcaaTGATTCTATTATTGATAGAGTAAGAGCGATATCAATAACAATATGACGCAGATTTATCGTTTCggaattttgaaacatttacttatcaatgttaatgaaaacaattgataacaaaataacataaagcGACCTATAATTTGTAAAGGATTGTTAGCaagacaaatgcattatttctttttcttttaactgcacaaataattattatcatttataaaataacacacGCGTAGCTTGTCTGTTGTAAGTGTTGTAGTGTTGTTGGGAACTAATATACATGTCCGTATTTTACTGACAACTTGTTTATCAAGTGtcattcaaaaataatgaatGGAGTTATGGACCAGGTCAGCTTTCCAACGACACTAAGCCAAATACGAAACTTCaactattttcgaaaaaaaacgTCCTTAAGTAAATGAATGAAAATCACTGTGATTAAAGCTTAAACACTTAATAAGTATTAAATCAATTCCGATTacttgttatatttacataGGTCCACAACAAATATTTAGAAAGGCACCGACAATAGTCCATACTTTAGTGTAAGGCAAGTTTTGCTTCGGATTGTCAATAATGATTTAGGTTTATTGCGGGACTCAAATGGAATGATACAGTTTGATACAAATACTGCCAGCTTCCGCAAAAGAgtcattttcttttgtttaactataaaataattacaatacaaTTCGATGTCAGAAGGTGTATAGTTGATCTCAGTTGATACCCTATACTAAATACCATAACAACACTGTACACTTCCTTTGTGAATAAAGAACGAAACCATAATCTTCAGAGAATCTGAAACGATAATTGCAAACACTTGTCAAAGATGTGTCTCTTTCTCCAAATTAGAACCAGATAGTTCCGACGAACTGTTTGTCGTGTCTACTAAATCTGTCAACTGGGCGTCTGAGCCTCGTGAATAGGCAATATCTAAATCCTCGAGGGATTTATTTAACGACATTGGAAACTGTGAGAATTCACGAGATTCGTGATGTTCACCCTCCTCCTCTTCAATTGTTTCCGCACACGGTGGCAACTCTTCCTCCCCGTCTGAGCTGTACACGTCATCTTCACCTTCGTCGTAAGAAAATGACGTCAGCGCATGAAATGCGTGTATTGCCACGCGATTAACATTGTTTTGCTCACGTTCTTTTTTATATGCTGGCATACTTCGAAAGAAGTCTTCTAAGATACGTTCCTCCTCCAATTCTCTCTGCTCACGtcttaaatacttaataatcaTCACAATTATTCCGGCAGAATAAAACACCAAAACAGCAACAATATATAACACTGCGCCGGAATCTGTTTCTTCGCTGGTTTTGTTGCGTTCACTCTCAACAATGTCAACATACACCGGAAATGACGTATCGTTGATGAGTGAACATCCTCGAATGATGTAGGAGAGAAGGGAGTTTGAAGTTGAGCTGTTTAGACCCGTAACCCGCTCCTTGAAGGGATCACAACCTGCTTGAAGATACAACTGTTTCATAGTTGGAAGTTGCAAACACCCTCTACTACAATTCCGTCAGGCACTGCTTGGTAACACTTACCGCCATAGTACTTGTGTCTGGAAAATGGAaagaatgtatttttaattgtatgcaTATATTATCGACTGtagaacaataaaataatgaaccaaTTAATGATTTTGTTGTCTTGTTTACTGCCATACACCTGTCCGATAACTCCTTATTttcatcaacaataacaaaagGAACCTTGAAGCTGTAGAGGAGACTTAAATAATCCACTTTATATTCATTGTAACTCTGGCAAAGTTTTCAGATGACATGAAACTGATTGAATATTGCATTATGTTTAATGACATTTCATATCGTAGCGGTGTATCAttcttttaaaagcaatttgtATTCCAATTTATTGGTAG comes from the Mya arenaria isolate MELC-2E11 chromosome 13, ASM2691426v1 genome and includes:
- the LOC128213220 gene encoding uncharacterized protein LOC128213220; the protein is MKQLYLQAGCDPFKERVTGLNSSTSNSLLSYIIRGCSLINDTSFPVYVDIVESERNKTSEETDSGAVLYIVAVLVFYSAGIIVMIIKYLRREQRELEEERILEDFFRSMPAYKKEREQNNVNRVAIHAFHALTSFSYDEGEDDVYSSDGEEELPPCAETIEEEEGEHHESREFSQFPMSLNKSLEDLDIAYSRGSDAQLTDLVDTTNSSSELSGSNLEKETHL